In the Setaria italica strain Yugu1 chromosome VI, Setaria_italica_v2.0, whole genome shotgun sequence genome, one interval contains:
- the LOC101781522 gene encoding protein ENHANCED DISEASE RESISTANCE 2-like encodes MASSNGETEHQWIENIKSGGAVPCLAPESCPNGWATPPGDSFMVRGPEYLTNKVKIPGGESLLKPLGFDWIKGPAKICEILKDKNHRVRKAIDEEVSHGKQHFVWAFNLQLPKDNYSAIFYFVSLEPVPEGSLMDQFLKGDDAFRKSRLKLIANIVKGPWIVRTAVGEQAICILGRALTCKYVQGSNFIEVDVDIGSSIVANAIVHLAFGYITTLTVDLAFLIESQTESELPERLLGAVRFSELNPGSAGHYERQSEEHQESTQSRSVGFWQGFWSNNQGNPTEPSPSLQNTNGNLHKEEANENAK; translated from the exons ATGGCTTCTTCGAATGGTGAGACTGAGCACCAATGGATAGAGAACATTAAGTCCGGAGGAGCAGTTCCTTGTCTAGCACCTGAAAGCTGCCCTAATGGCTGGGCTACTCCTCCCGGTGATTCATTCATGGTCAGAGGCCCAGAATATCTTACAAATAAGGTAAAAATACCAGGTGGAGAATCTCTTCTGAAGCCTCTTGGATTTGATTGGATCAAGGGACCAGCAAAAATCTGTGAGATCCTGAAAGACAAGAACCATCGTGTTAGGAAAGCCATCGATGAGGAGGTTTCACATGGTAAACAGCATTTTGTCTGGGCTTTCAACTTGCAACTGCCCAAGGATAACTACAGCGCAATATTCTACTTTGTATCACTGGAACCTGTGCCTGAAGGCTCGCTTATGGATCAATTCTTGAAAGGCGATGATGCTTTCCGGAAGTCCAGGCTTAAGTTAATCGCGAACATCGTTAAGGGGCCCTGGATTGTTCGAACTGCTGTGGGTGAACAAGCCATCTGTATATTGGGGAGAGCTCTCACATGCAAATATGTTCAAGGATCAAATTTCATTGAAGTTGATGTAGATATCGGGTCTTCTATAGTTGCAAATGCAATTGTGCATTTAGCATTTGGTTATATTACAACGCTAACTGTAGATTTAGCCTTTCTTATTGAGAGTCAAACCGAATCAGAGCTCCCTGAGAGACTTCTTGGAGCCGTAAGGTTCTCTGAGTTAAATCCAGGATCAGCTGGTCACTATGAAAGGCAGTCTGAAGAGCATCAGGAAAGCACTCAGTCTCGGTCAGTTGGATTTTGGCAGGGTTTCTGGTCAAACAACCAAGGCAACCCAACGGAGCCATCCCCTAGTTTACAGAATACTAATGGAAATTTGCACAAAGAAGAAGCAAATGAGAATGCTAAATG A